A genomic segment from Pseudoalteromonas aliena SW19 encodes:
- a CDS encoding YgiQ family radical SAM protein — protein MSTLKAKRALFSYPKYWAECYGTAPFLPTTREEMDALGWDSCDIIIISGDAYVDHPSFGMAVIGRVLEAQGFRVGIIAQPEWDSKDAFMELGRPNLFFGVTAGNMDSMINRYTAEKRMRHDDAYTPNNVGGKRPDRAVMIYSQKCREAYKGIPIVIGGIEASLRRIAHYDYWQEKVRRSILFDAKADILIYGNAERPLVEVAHRIAAGETMDTIQDIRGTAVIRKEPLPGWRGSDSTAIDKIGKIDPIPNPYGADDVGCSKSEFKQAGIDLKAEAAKPIMVQPARPKPWEKTYVKLPAYEQVSVNKPLYAHASRILHQETNPGCARALYQRHGDRSIWVNPPAYPLETHEMDAVFGLPYQRIPHPSYGDAKIPAYDMIKTSVNIMRGCFGGCSFCSITEHEGRIIQSRSQESIIEEIEQIRDKVPGFTGVISDLGGPTANMYKLRCTSKKAESTCRRLSCVYPDICKHMDTDHTPTIDLYKKAREVKGIKKVLIASGVRYDLAVRDPRYVKELVTHHVGGYLKIAPEHTEDGPLSKMMKPGMGAYDQFKELFDKYSKEAGKKQYLIPYFISAHPGTKDEDMVNMALWLKSNDFKLDQVQNFYPSPMANATTIYHTEMNSLRNIKNNSEVVPVPKGARQRRLHKAILRYHDSAGWPMIREALRKMGKANLIGKGPGCLVPEEGRDEKAGKGSSKGGRPALTRHTGFSQFKKANTKPKVGGNRQRAR, from the coding sequence ATGAGCACACTCAAAGCTAAGCGCGCCTTATTTTCATACCCAAAGTATTGGGCTGAATGTTATGGCACCGCGCCATTTTTACCAACTACACGTGAAGAAATGGATGCACTTGGCTGGGATAGCTGCGACATAATAATTATCAGTGGTGACGCTTACGTTGATCACCCTAGTTTTGGCATGGCGGTAATTGGTCGTGTACTTGAAGCGCAAGGTTTTAGAGTGGGTATTATTGCCCAGCCAGAATGGGACTCTAAAGATGCATTTATGGAGCTCGGCAGACCGAATCTATTTTTTGGTGTAACAGCTGGGAACATGGATTCAATGATCAACCGCTATACTGCCGAAAAACGTATGCGTCATGATGATGCTTACACGCCAAATAATGTCGGTGGTAAACGCCCCGATCGCGCCGTAATGATTTACTCTCAAAAATGCCGTGAAGCATACAAAGGCATCCCCATTGTTATTGGTGGTATTGAAGCCAGTCTGCGCCGTATTGCTCATTACGATTACTGGCAAGAAAAAGTACGTCGTAGTATTTTGTTTGATGCAAAAGCCGATATTTTAATTTACGGCAACGCAGAGCGTCCGTTAGTTGAAGTCGCACATCGCATTGCTGCGGGTGAAACGATGGATACTATTCAGGATATTCGTGGCACAGCCGTTATTCGAAAAGAACCGTTACCAGGTTGGCGTGGTAGCGACTCTACCGCGATAGATAAAATTGGTAAAATAGATCCTATTCCAAATCCATACGGCGCGGATGATGTTGGCTGTAGTAAGTCTGAATTTAAACAAGCCGGTATTGATTTAAAAGCGGAAGCTGCAAAACCAATTATGGTTCAGCCCGCGCGCCCTAAACCGTGGGAAAAAACTTACGTTAAATTACCTGCCTATGAGCAAGTCAGCGTTAATAAACCTTTATATGCGCATGCTTCGCGTATTTTGCATCAAGAAACAAACCCTGGTTGTGCAAGGGCGTTGTATCAGCGTCATGGCGATCGATCTATTTGGGTAAATCCCCCAGCATATCCGTTGGAAACCCATGAAATGGATGCTGTATTTGGTTTACCGTATCAGCGTATTCCTCACCCAAGTTACGGTGATGCGAAAATACCGGCTTACGATATGATTAAAACCTCGGTGAACATTATGCGTGGGTGTTTTGGTGGTTGTTCGTTTTGCTCAATTACAGAGCATGAAGGGCGTATTATTCAAAGCCGTTCGCAAGAGTCAATTATTGAAGAAATTGAACAAATTAGAGATAAAGTACCAGGTTTTACCGGTGTTATTTCTGATTTAGGTGGCCCAACGGCGAACATGTATAAATTGCGTTGTACCAGTAAAAAAGCAGAAAGTACCTGCAGACGTTTATCATGTGTGTATCCAGATATTTGTAAGCACATGGATACAGATCATACGCCAACAATAGACTTGTATAAAAAAGCACGTGAAGTTAAGGGTATTAAAAAGGTGTTGATTGCGTCGGGTGTGCGTTATGACTTAGCAGTACGCGACCCTCGCTACGTTAAAGAGTTAGTAACGCATCATGTCGGTGGCTACTTAAAAATAGCCCCAGAGCATACCGAGGATGGTCCATTATCAAAAATGATGAAACCAGGTATGGGCGCGTATGATCAGTTTAAAGAATTATTTGATAAATACTCAAAAGAAGCCGGTAAAAAGCAGTATTTAATTCCTTACTTTATTTCAGCTCACCCAGGCACAAAAGATGAGGACATGGTAAACATGGCTTTATGGCTTAAGTCGAATGACTTTAAGCTAGATCAAGTGCAAAACTTTTACCCATCACCCATGGCTAATGCGACAACTATTTATCATACAGAGATGAATTCTTTACGTAATATAAAAAATAACTCAGAAGTCGTGCCTGTCCCTAAAGGGGCACGTCAACGTAGATTGCATAAAGCAATTTTACGTTACCATGACTCAGCTGGTTGGCCGATGATACGTGAGGCACTGCGTAAAATGGGTAAAGCTAATTTAATTGGTAAAGGGCCTGGCTGTTTAGTGCCTGAAGAAGGACGTGATGAAAAAGCCGGTAAAGGTAGTAGCAAGGGAGGGCGACCTGCATTAACGCGCCACACAGGTTTTAGCCAATTTAAAAAGGCAAACACTAAGCCTAAAGTCGGTGGTAACCGCCAAAGAGCCCGATAA
- the mgtE gene encoding magnesium transporter — protein MPEAFEQDYPLQQLKQVTKSLNSGQFVQVRRMLAKTAPCDTALLLESSPHKIRRLLWQLVDPDVQGDVLEELSEDVRLGIIAQMEPKHIAAATEDMGHDDLGEVLRSLPDTVYKDVVSAMDIQDRERATQALSYQERSAGALMNTDTVTIRPDVTLDVVLRYIRLRGELPEGTDDLYVVDKHNCFIGALSLSTLLTNPPEKIVRDLMDEDCESIPISMDESEVAQLFERHNWISAPVVDDNAQLLGRVTIDDIVDVIREDAEHSLLSLAGLDDEEDTFAPVLKSSKKRSVWLGVNLLTALAAAFVASFFEGTLDVLPILAVLNGIVPSMGGVAGSQSLTLVIRGIAVGHINQTNQRFLMMKELAIGALNGILWSLLIAGVIALWQWDFMLGGVLAFAMFMNLVVAGVAGASIPIILKRMNIDPALAGSVVLTTVTDIVGIFAFLGTATWLLV, from the coding sequence ATGCCCGAAGCTTTTGAACAAGACTATCCACTACAACAACTAAAACAAGTGACTAAGTCGCTTAACAGTGGTCAATTTGTTCAAGTTAGGCGCATGTTAGCAAAAACAGCTCCTTGTGATACTGCATTATTATTAGAATCATCACCGCATAAAATTCGCCGACTCCTTTGGCAATTAGTTGACCCTGATGTACAAGGTGATGTACTTGAAGAATTATCTGAAGATGTTCGTTTAGGCATTATTGCCCAAATGGAACCTAAGCATATTGCGGCCGCAACTGAAGATATGGGCCACGATGACTTAGGTGAAGTACTCCGTAGCCTGCCAGACACCGTTTATAAAGACGTTGTTAGCGCAATGGACATTCAAGACCGTGAGCGAGCAACACAAGCACTTTCTTATCAAGAGCGCTCCGCTGGTGCGCTAATGAATACCGATACGGTGACCATTCGCCCTGACGTTACGCTCGATGTTGTACTTAGATATATTAGGCTACGCGGAGAGCTACCTGAAGGCACCGATGACCTCTATGTTGTTGATAAACATAACTGCTTTATAGGCGCTTTATCGCTCAGTACATTATTGACTAACCCGCCCGAAAAAATTGTTCGCGATTTGATGGATGAAGATTGTGAGTCAATTCCAATTTCAATGGATGAAAGTGAAGTCGCACAACTCTTTGAGCGTCATAATTGGATATCAGCCCCTGTTGTTGATGACAACGCTCAACTACTTGGTCGTGTCACTATCGATGATATTGTTGACGTAATCCGAGAAGATGCCGAGCATAGTTTACTCAGTTTAGCGGGTCTTGATGATGAAGAAGACACCTTTGCGCCTGTTTTAAAAAGCTCGAAAAAACGCTCAGTTTGGCTAGGAGTCAACTTATTAACCGCACTTGCAGCAGCCTTTGTAGCTAGCTTTTTTGAAGGCACTTTAGATGTATTACCAATTTTAGCGGTACTTAACGGCATTGTCCCTTCTATGGGTGGTGTTGCAGGTAGTCAATCATTAACCCTTGTTATTCGTGGTATTGCTGTCGGCCACATAAATCAAACTAACCAACGATTTTTGATGATGAAAGAGCTTGCCATTGGCGCGCTAAACGGCATTTTGTGGTCACTGTTAATAGCGGGCGTTATTGCCCTATGGCAATGGGACTTTATGCTGGGTGGCGTACTCGCCTTTGCGATGTTTATGAACTTAGTGGTGGCTGGAGTTGCTGGTGCTAGTATTCCGATAATTCTTAAACGAATGAATATAGACCCAGCGCTTGCAGGGAGTGTGGTGCTCACTACTGTTACAGACATCGTTGGTATATTTGCCTTTTTAGGTACAGCCACTTGGCTGTTAGTTTAG
- a CDS encoding HPr family phosphocarrier protein has protein sequence MRLEDTFLIQNKLGLHARAATVLAQLAVKFDASITLFQDEKEAAGDSVLALMLLESSQGKEVKVVCEGPDAEQALSAVGQLISQRFNEQE, from the coding sequence ATGCGCTTAGAAGATACCTTTTTAATACAAAACAAATTAGGGCTACATGCTAGAGCTGCAACTGTATTAGCTCAATTGGCCGTAAAGTTTGACGCTTCGATAACCTTGTTCCAAGATGAAAAAGAAGCGGCGGGTGATAGCGTACTCGCATTAATGCTACTTGAAAGCAGCCAAGGTAAAGAAGTTAAGGTAGTATGTGAAGGCCCTGATGCAGAGCAAGCCTTGAGCGCCGTTGGTCAACTAATATCACAGCGATTTAACGAACAAGAATAG
- the rapZ gene encoding RNase adapter RapZ, giving the protein MELIIISGRSGSGKSVALRVVEDLGYYCVDNIPLNLLPSLVRSVSDNYDKIAVSIDVRNLPKEQEQFNDILEYLPGFAKPTLFYLDSEDQTLIKRFSETRRLHPLSVDSLPLDLAIKKEKELLDVLTNRADYMIDTSDLSVHQLAESIREKILGKKDKQLIVTFESFGFKHGIPKEADYVFDARFLPNPHWEPELKPLNGLDQPVKDYLASHSIVQKFTWQIQTFVQTWLPHLERNNRSYLTIAIGCTGGQHRSVYLAQTIGESFAMTHPNVKIRHREQEK; this is encoded by the coding sequence ATGGAGCTAATTATCATAAGTGGCCGATCAGGTTCTGGTAAGTCGGTTGCTTTACGCGTTGTTGAAGATTTAGGTTATTATTGCGTAGATAACATTCCGTTAAATCTTTTACCTTCTTTGGTACGCAGCGTTTCTGATAACTACGATAAAATCGCAGTGAGCATTGATGTACGAAACCTTCCTAAGGAACAAGAACAGTTTAATGATATTCTTGAATACTTACCCGGTTTTGCAAAGCCTACTTTATTTTATTTAGACAGCGAAGATCAAACACTGATAAAACGTTTCTCTGAAACTCGCCGCTTACATCCCCTATCGGTTGACTCGCTGCCGCTTGATTTAGCAATCAAAAAAGAAAAAGAATTACTTGATGTACTGACCAATCGAGCAGATTATATGATTGACACAAGTGACTTAAGTGTTCATCAACTTGCTGAATCTATTCGTGAAAAAATATTAGGAAAAAAAGACAAGCAGCTTATTGTCACGTTTGAATCGTTTGGTTTTAAACACGGTATCCCTAAAGAAGCAGATTATGTATTTGATGCACGCTTTTTGCCAAATCCGCACTGGGAGCCTGAGTTAAAACCGTTAAATGGGTTAGATCAACCTGTTAAAGATTATTTAGCGAGTCATAGCATAGTGCAAAAGTTCACATGGCAAATTCAAACTTTTGTACAAACATGGTTACCCCATTTAGAACGAAATAACCGCAGTTACCTAACGATTGCTATTGGCTGTACTGGTGGGCAACATCGCTCAGTGTATTTAGCACAAACAATTGGTGAAAGCTTTGCGATGACACACCCCAATGTAAAAATTCGCCACCGAGAGCAAGAGAAATAA
- the ptsN gene encoding PTS IIA-like nitrogen regulatory protein PtsN, with protein sequence MKLSSLICQDCSKAAVLFNSKKRILEFISELAHDKLPYLSQQDILSALLSREKLGSTGIGRGIAIPHGRMSGAQEPLALVLVSETPISFDAIDNRPVDIFVALIVPDGDNQQHLKTLATIADKLNDKEFCKQLRSAKTDTELYQVIVKQS encoded by the coding sequence ATGAAATTAAGCTCACTTATATGCCAGGACTGCAGCAAAGCTGCGGTCCTTTTTAATAGCAAAAAAAGAATTTTAGAGTTTATCAGCGAACTTGCTCACGATAAGCTTCCGTACCTTTCTCAACAAGATATTCTTAGCGCTTTACTAAGTAGAGAAAAGCTAGGCAGTACTGGTATAGGTAGAGGCATAGCGATCCCTCACGGGCGCATGAGCGGTGCACAAGAGCCCTTAGCCTTAGTACTCGTTAGTGAAACACCTATTAGCTTTGATGCAATTGATAATCGTCCCGTTGATATTTTTGTTGCACTCATCGTACCAGATGGTGATAACCAGCAGCACTTAAAGACTCTGGCAACCATTGCTGATAAACTTAACGACAAAGAATTTTGTAAGCAATTGCGCAGTGCAAAAACGGATACCGAACTGTATCAAGTTATTGTTAAGCAATCGTAA
- the hpf gene encoding ribosome hibernation promoting factor has translation MQLNLTGRHVELTDSLRDYINTKFAKLERHSDHINNVHVILDVEKLSQKAEATIHVSGAELFASTEHQDMYAAIDSLIDKLDRQVIKHKEKLARH, from the coding sequence ATGCAACTAAACTTAACTGGTCGTCACGTAGAATTAACTGATTCACTAAGAGACTATATAAATACCAAATTTGCGAAGCTAGAAAGACACTCTGATCATATTAATAATGTTCATGTCATTCTTGATGTAGAAAAACTAAGCCAAAAAGCAGAAGCAACAATACATGTAAGTGGTGCTGAGTTATTTGCCTCAACTGAGCATCAAGACATGTACGCTGCCATCGATTCGTTGATTGATAAGCTCGATCGCCAAGTAATTAAACACAAAGAGAAGCTTGCTCGACACTAA
- a CDS encoding RNA polymerase factor sigma-54, with the protein MRQSLQLRMGQQLTMTPQLQQAIRLLQLSTLDLQQEIQEALDSNPLLEVEEQDYSEDAAGKNEQKADTDDITVSASADDAPSEYEQDSGEALAKDTVSDDMAMDVSWDEYMSAAPASSSGPMPEDESIYQGASTETLHEYLMWQLQLTPFSPTDEAIAIAIVEAVDDSGILTLSCEEILESFNQENEDDNEVELDEIEAVLKRIQLFDPVGIAARSLQECLCIQLNQFDKETPYINETKMILTEHIDLLAARDYRTLMKKTKLKEEELKEVMTLIHTLNPKPADTIVREESEYVIPDVSVKKIKGRWVVELNPDSMPKIRVNSQYAAMSRTVKSSGDSQFIRSHLQEAKWFIKSLESRNDTLLKVTNCIVKQQQGFFEHGPEAMKPMVLNDVAEMVEMHESTISRVTTQKYMHTPRGIFELKYFFSSHVSTENGGECSSTAIRALIRKLIAAENSAKPLSDSKIADILAEQGIKVARRTIAKYRESLAIPPSNQRKSLI; encoded by the coding sequence ATGAGGCAATCACTACAGCTGCGCATGGGCCAGCAACTTACAATGACTCCACAGTTGCAACAAGCTATTCGTTTGTTGCAACTCAGTACATTGGATCTCCAGCAAGAAATACAAGAAGCGCTCGACAGCAACCCACTTTTAGAGGTTGAGGAGCAAGACTATTCTGAAGACGCTGCAGGTAAAAATGAACAAAAAGCAGACACCGATGATATAACTGTTAGCGCATCTGCCGACGATGCTCCAAGCGAATACGAACAAGACAGCGGCGAAGCACTTGCTAAAGATACGGTAAGTGACGACATGGCGATGGATGTTAGCTGGGACGAGTACATGAGCGCAGCTCCAGCCTCTTCATCAGGTCCAATGCCTGAAGACGAGTCTATATACCAAGGTGCATCAACGGAAACGCTCCACGAGTATTTAATGTGGCAACTTCAACTAACGCCATTTAGCCCTACTGATGAAGCGATTGCGATTGCTATTGTGGAAGCCGTAGATGATTCAGGCATTTTAACACTAAGTTGTGAAGAGATTCTCGAAAGCTTCAACCAAGAAAACGAAGATGATAATGAAGTTGAACTTGATGAAATAGAAGCTGTTTTAAAACGCATTCAATTATTTGATCCGGTCGGTATAGCAGCGCGTAGTTTACAAGAGTGTTTGTGCATTCAGCTTAATCAGTTTGATAAAGAAACACCCTATATTAATGAAACAAAAATGATTTTAACCGAGCACATAGACTTATTAGCAGCTCGCGACTATCGTACATTAATGAAAAAAACGAAGCTCAAAGAAGAAGAGCTTAAAGAAGTAATGACACTCATCCATACGCTAAACCCAAAGCCTGCAGATACTATTGTTAGGGAAGAGTCTGAGTATGTAATTCCTGATGTGTCAGTGAAAAAAATTAAAGGCCGCTGGGTTGTTGAACTAAATCCAGATAGCATGCCAAAAATTCGCGTAAACAGCCAATATGCTGCGATGTCTCGCACTGTTAAATCAAGCGGTGATAGCCAGTTTATACGCTCGCATTTACAAGAAGCTAAATGGTTTATTAAAAGCTTAGAAAGTAGAAACGATACATTATTAAAAGTAACTAACTGTATTGTTAAGCAGCAGCAAGGCTTTTTTGAACATGGTCCTGAGGCCATGAAACCTATGGTTTTAAATGATGTTGCTGAAATGGTGGAAATGCACGAATCAACTATTTCGCGTGTAACCACTCAAAAGTATATGCATACACCTCGGGGGATATTTGAGCTTAAATACTTTTTCTCAAGTCATGTAAGTACCGAAAATGGCGGTGAATGCTCATCTACAGCAATACGTGCACTTATCAGAAAATTAATCGCTGCAGAAAACTCAGCAAAACCATTGAGTGATAGCAAAATAGCGGATATATTGGCTGAGCAAGGAATTAAAGTAGCGAGACGTACAATCGCAAAATATCGCGAATCTCTGGCTATTCCACCGTCAAATCAGCGAAAAAGTCTGATTTAA
- the lptB gene encoding LPS export ABC transporter ATP-binding protein, translating to MSTLKAELLAKSYKGREVVKNVGLEVKAGSIVGLLGPNGAGKTTTFYMIVGLVPSDKGKISIDDNDITLLPMHSRARLGIGYLPQESSIFRKLTVYQNLMAILETRKELKKQQREDTLNNLLDEFNIQHIRDSQGMALSGGERRRVEIARALAANPKFILLDEPFAGVDPISVLDIKKIIEHLKNRGIGVLITDHNVRETLDVCEKAYIVSHGELIASGTPEHVLNDKTVRDVYLGEQFRL from the coding sequence ATGAGCACATTAAAAGCAGAACTATTAGCCAAAAGCTATAAAGGCCGTGAAGTTGTAAAAAACGTCGGCCTTGAAGTTAAAGCTGGCAGTATTGTTGGCTTACTTGGCCCAAATGGCGCAGGTAAAACCACCACGTTTTATATGATTGTGGGCTTAGTACCTAGCGATAAAGGAAAAATATCTATCGACGATAACGATATTACTCTTTTACCTATGCACAGTCGTGCTAGATTAGGCATAGGCTACTTACCACAAGAGTCTTCAATTTTTAGAAAGCTAACTGTTTATCAAAACTTAATGGCAATTTTAGAAACACGTAAAGAGCTTAAGAAGCAGCAAAGAGAAGATACGCTAAATAATTTATTAGACGAATTTAATATTCAACATATCCGTGACAGCCAAGGTATGGCGTTATCGGGTGGTGAACGTCGCCGCGTAGAGATAGCCCGCGCATTAGCGGCTAATCCCAAGTTTATATTATTAGATGAACCGTTTGCGGGCGTTGACCCAATCTCTGTACTTGATATAAAAAAAATCATAGAACATCTTAAAAATCGTGGGATTGGTGTGTTAATTACCGATCATAACGTAAGAGAAACCCTTGATGTTTGCGAAAAAGCCTACATTGTTTCTCATGGGGAGCTGATTGCATCAGGTACTCCAGAACACGTATTAAATGACAAAACAGTACGCGATGTTTACTTAGGCGAGCAATTTAGGCTGTAA
- the lptA gene encoding lipopolysaccharide transport periplasmic protein LptA: MTNKFSKILIIPTFLLAFNSNAAEQSTQPAANQISISADKQEGQLKANVGIFEKNVEIIHGNRRITADRLEVHKREELGDNKQLLIATGSPAHFEEKQPDGTTMSASANEVRYDVSKRFLTLVGNAQVSQAGQKINAKSITYDIEQQLISAEKDENSTDRVHTILVPIEAKKSKTSDKGQP; the protein is encoded by the coding sequence ATGACCAATAAATTTTCAAAAATACTTATTATCCCAACGTTTTTATTAGCATTTAACAGTAATGCAGCAGAGCAGTCGACTCAACCGGCTGCCAACCAAATCTCAATAAGTGCCGATAAACAAGAAGGCCAATTAAAAGCCAATGTGGGTATTTTCGAGAAAAACGTTGAAATTATTCATGGAAATCGCCGTATTACCGCCGACCGTTTAGAAGTACACAAACGCGAAGAGCTCGGTGATAATAAGCAGCTATTAATTGCCACAGGCAGTCCGGCACATTTTGAAGAAAAACAACCCGATGGCACGACTATGAGCGCAAGTGCTAATGAAGTGCGTTACGATGTATCTAAGCGTTTTTTAACGCTTGTTGGTAATGCACAAGTATCACAAGCTGGGCAAAAAATAAATGCAAAAAGTATTACTTACGATATAGAACAGCAATTAATTAGCGCTGAAAAAGATGAAAATTCAACGGATCGCGTTCACACAATTTTAGTGCCTATTGAAGCTAAAAAAAGTAAAACAAGCGACAAAGGCCAACCATGA
- the lptC gene encoding LPS export ABC transporter periplasmic protein LptC — MNIARIILSVLFISCMVWLWYPYFTQTNITTQSTSEVIAEPDYTAIELKQTAYDEQGKISHKVTAAKMELYQQLGFTFFEKPIFTLYNEKQAWRINADEATLYEGKQLVLEGNVVAKNLTDKAMIEKIDADNIQVDIKLLTMRSEQPVVVTGPNLKITGKGLEADLKTEVIKLINHTRTIYYDQ, encoded by the coding sequence ATGAATATAGCGCGCATAATATTAAGCGTTTTATTCATCAGCTGTATGGTTTGGCTTTGGTACCCTTATTTTACGCAAACAAACATTACTACACAGAGCACATCTGAGGTTATAGCTGAGCCTGATTATACTGCAATAGAACTAAAACAAACTGCGTATGATGAGCAGGGCAAAATAAGTCACAAAGTGACAGCTGCCAAAATGGAGTTATATCAACAATTAGGTTTTACCTTTTTTGAAAAACCTATTTTTACTTTATATAACGAAAAACAGGCTTGGCGCATAAATGCTGATGAAGCAACCCTGTACGAAGGCAAACAATTAGTTTTAGAAGGTAATGTTGTCGCTAAAAATCTAACCGATAAAGCAATGATAGAAAAAATCGATGCCGATAATATTCAAGTTGATATAAAGCTACTAACAATGCGCTCAGAGCAACCTGTAGTTGTAACTGGACCTAATTTAAAGATCACTGGTAAAGGCCTAGAAGCCGATCTAAAAACCGAAGTGATAAAACTTATTAACCATACGCGAACCATATATTATGACCAATAA
- the kdsC gene encoding 3-deoxy-manno-octulosonate-8-phosphatase KdsC, translating to MQFEELYQPLSDDAKARAKKVKLLICDIDGVFSDGRIYLGNQGEELKAFNTKDGFGIKALINSGFNVAVITGRHSQIVQNRMSSLTIQHIYQGQENKLVAYEELKHKLDLTDEQIAYIGDDGPDMPVMELVGFAVAVNDAHPLIKRLSHYTTQMPGGFGAVRELTDLLMLENGHPLTTQGTSS from the coding sequence ATGCAATTTGAAGAACTCTATCAACCGCTAAGCGATGATGCTAAAGCACGTGCTAAAAAAGTAAAATTGCTTATTTGCGATATTGATGGTGTATTTTCTGATGGGCGCATTTACTTAGGCAACCAAGGTGAAGAACTAAAAGCATTTAATACTAAAGATGGATTTGGTATAAAAGCGCTCATTAATAGCGGCTTTAACGTTGCGGTTATTACTGGACGTCACTCGCAAATTGTACAAAACCGTATGAGTAGCTTGACCATACAACACATCTACCAAGGTCAAGAAAATAAACTCGTTGCTTATGAAGAACTAAAACATAAACTTGATCTAACGGATGAACAAATTGCTTATATTGGTGATGATGGTCCTGACATGCCAGTGATGGAATTAGTCGGCTTTGCAGTCGCTGTTAACGATGCTCACCCGCTAATTAAGCGCCTGTCACACTACACCACACAAATGCCTGGCGGCTTCGGTGCAGTAAGAGAGCTTACAGACTTATTAATGCTAGAAAATGGGCACCCACTGACCACACAAGGTACAAGTTCATGA
- a CDS encoding KpsF/GutQ family sugar-phosphate isomerase, whose translation MAALNFIEQGLRVLNIERQALSDIAQYVDENFHQACQLIYDCKGRTIVIGMGKSGHIGNKIAATLASTGSPAFFVHPGEASHGDLGMITKNDVVMLLSNSGETSEVLNIIPVLKRLGAKMIAMTGNEKSTMATLANVHVCIKVEQEACPLGLAPTASTTATLAMGDAIAVALLEARGFTADDFALSHPGGSLGKRLLLTLKDVMHGGANTPIINISQTVKDALIEMSAKGLGMTSIVDENQQLTGLFTDGDLRRILEQRVDIHTTQISEVMTKSCTTATQDMLAAEALNIMEHKRINGLIIVNEQNQPIGALNMQDLLKAGVL comes from the coding sequence ATGGCAGCGCTAAACTTTATTGAACAAGGCCTTCGCGTTTTAAACATAGAGCGCCAAGCACTGAGTGATATTGCACAATATGTAGATGAAAACTTTCATCAAGCTTGTCAATTAATATACGATTGTAAAGGTCGCACTATTGTTATTGGCATGGGTAAATCCGGTCATATTGGCAATAAAATAGCAGCCACACTAGCCAGTACTGGTAGTCCCGCTTTTTTTGTACACCCTGGTGAAGCAAGCCACGGGGATTTAGGAATGATCACTAAAAATGATGTGGTGATGCTTCTTTCAAACTCAGGTGAGACCAGCGAAGTTTTAAATATTATCCCCGTGTTAAAACGCCTTGGCGCAAAAATGATAGCGATGACGGGTAATGAAAAATCGACCATGGCAACACTTGCAAACGTACACGTATGCATAAAAGTAGAACAAGAAGCCTGCCCGTTAGGGCTCGCACCAACAGCAAGTACCACAGCAACACTTGCTATGGGCGATGCAATAGCTGTCGCCCTTTTAGAAGCCCGTGGATTTACAGCCGATGACTTTGCACTTTCACACCCTGGTGGCAGCTTGGGCAAACGCTTATTACTTACTTTAAAAGATGTTATGCACGGTGGCGCAAACACGCCTATTATTAATATTTCACAAACAGTAAAAGACGCACTGATTGAAATGTCGGCTAAAGGTTTAGGAATGACCTCTATTGTTGATGAAAACCAACAATTAACGGGGCTATTTACTGATGGCGATTTACGTCGTATTTTAGAGCAACGAGTTGATATTCATACCACGCAAATTAGCGAAGTAATGACTAAATCATGTACGACCGCAACCCAAGATATGCTGGCTGCCGAAGCACTTAATATTATGGAACATAAACGCATTAATGGTTTAATTATTGTCAATGAGCAAAACCAGCCTATCGGTGCACTAAATATGCAAGACTTATTGAAAGCAGGAGTATTATAA